From Toxorhynchites rutilus septentrionalis strain SRP chromosome 2, ASM2978413v1, whole genome shotgun sequence, a single genomic window includes:
- the LOC129765857 gene encoding uncharacterized protein LOC129765857, with product MVFAFIDEGSSETLLEHSTAKSLGLSGPKEPLVLQWTGSVTREEYHSQRVQLKISVKDSSSYHDLINVRTVSRLTLPTQTLRYQEMAKRFPHLRGLPIKDYTAAQPKLLIGLNNLGLCVPRKLREGSPHEPIVVKCQLGWSIYGGFSADPAQRMTVNFHTVASSTPDQLLNEQLRDYFTIENNMVVPPLAQLESDDDKRARILLETTTQRVGRRFETGLLWKSDVIEFPDNYSMALRRLQSLERKLQKDPELEALVRQQIRDYLKKGYAHKATNEEISSSDSRRVWYLPLGVVINPKKPNKIRLIWDAAATFNGVSFNSKILKGPDLLTPLPAVLTRFRQHPIAISGDIREMFHQIRIQKNDQQSQRFLWRENSSEPPQIYVMEVATFGSTCSPASAQYIKNVNAQEFANEYPRAAEAIQKNHYVDDYLDSFQNMTEAIQVDNEVKLIHTKGGFEIRNFLSNSTEVLRGIDGLSSESTKKLLLMRGDYTESVLGMKWIPSEDVFTYTFAPRADLEHVFVDGYIPTKREVLKDAWTCKLGWDDPIGDSLLARWKQWIGLFNTLPLLRIPRSYFQADSPMNFNDLQLHVFVDASESAYSCVAYFRLKINDHINVAMVAAKTKVAPVKSLSIPRLELKAAVEGSRLLDSVKRYHTLPIAKSFLWSDSKTVLAWIQSEHRRYHKFVAVRVGEILSSSEVNDWRWVPSKFNPADEATKWKNGSNINTNNSWFQGPSFLKKDGKFWPDQLQIFTTQEEIRSVLPHWVAVSIVNPSRFSKWTMMLRSLAFVFRYVQNLRRKIKGDQQVFGVLTQDELEKAEQLLWKIAQHDVFQEEISVLIETQGSPDRQHRTVAKSSRIYKRWPFLDQNGVLRMRGRLGTAPHVPYEAKYPTILPHQHRITFLLVDWFHCHFHHANRETITNELRQRFEILKLRALISRVARRCCWCRVM from the coding sequence ATGGTATTTGCCTTTATCGACGAAGGTTCTTCAGAAACGTTGCTGGAACATTCAACTGCTAAAAGTTTGGGTTTGTCCGGCCCAAAAGAGCCGCTTGTTCTACAATGGACAGGAAGTGTAACCCGTGAAGAATATCATTCCCAACGGGTACAGCTGAAAATATCTGTAAAGGACAGTTCCTCCTATCACGATCTAATAAATGTGCGCACAGTCAGCCGCCTTACACTCCCGACACAAACGCTGAGATATCAAGAAATGGCTAAGCGTTTTCCACATTTACGTGGCTTGCCAATAAAAGATTACACTGCAGCGCAACCAAAACTATTGATCGGACTAAATAATCTCGGTTTATGTGTTCCCAGAAAACTACGAGAAGGCAGTCCTCATGAACCCATCGTTGTGAAGTGTCAACTTGGTTGGAGCATTTATGGCGGGTTCTCAGCTGATCCAGCCCAACGCATGACGGTCAACTTTCATACAGTAGCGTCCTCTACCCCCGATCAGTTATTGAATGAACAATTACGTGACTATTTCACCATCGAAAATAACATGGTGGTCCCTCCGCTAGCGCAGCTCGAGTCCGATGATGATAAACGGGCTAGAATTCTACTAGAAACGACAACACAGCGTGTTGGACGGCGCTTCGAAACGGGTCTTCTCTGGAAGTCCGATGTTATAGAGTTTCCCGACAATTACAGCATGGCTTTGCGCCGTTTACAGTCTCTGGAGCGAAAACTACAGAAAGATCCTGAACTTGAGGCTCTAGTACGACAACAGATAAGAGATTATTTGAAAAAGGGCTATGCACACAAAGCCACAAACGAGGAAATATCATCCAGCGATAGCAGGCGGGTTTGGTACCTCCCTCTGGGAGTTGTGATTAACCCAAAAAAACCCAACAAAATCAGGCTAATCTGGGATGCTGCCGCAACATTTAACGGGGTCTCGTTCAACTCCAAGATTCTCAAAGGTCCAGATCTCTTAACGCCTCTGCCCGCTGTGCTCACGCGTTTTCGACAACATCCAATAGCAATAAGTGGAGACATACGAGAGATGTTTCACCAAATCAGGATACAGAAAAATGATCAGCAGTCACAACGATTCCTGTGGAGGGAGAACTCATCTGAACCACCTCAGATCTACGTGATGGAGGTTGCAACGTTTGGGTCCACGTGTTCCCCAGCGTCAGCCCAATATATAAAAAACGTCAATGCCCAAGAGTTCGCTAATGAATATCCTCGGGCAGCAGAGGCGATCCAGAAAAACCACTACGTGGATGACTACCTGGATAGCTTCCAGAATATGACTGAGGCGATTCAGGTAGACAATGAAGTTAAATTAATACACACGAAAGGCGGATTTGAAATCcgaaattttctttcaaattcgaCTGAAGTTTTACGAGGAATCGATGGACTATCATCAGAAAGCACAAAAAAACTGCtattgatgcggggtgattacACAGAATCGGTACTCGGAATGAAATGGATTCCATCGGAAGATGTTTTCACATACACATTCGCCCCTCGAGCTGACCTGGAACATGTCTTCGTCGATGGATACATTCCCACAAAACGGGAAGTGTTGAAGGATGCTTGGACCTGTAAACTCGGTTGGGATGATCCGATAGGTGACAGCCTTTTGGCGCGCTGGAAACAATGGATTGGACTCTTCAACACGCTTCCTCTTCTACGAATACCTCGCAGTTACTTCCAGGCTGATTCTCCAATGAACTTCAATGACCTCCAGTTGCACGTTTTTGTAGACGCCAGCGAGTCTGCGTATTCGTGTGTTGCGTACTTCCGGTTGAAAATTAACGATCACATCAACGTAGCGATGGTAGCGGCCAAGACAAAGGTAGCTCCTGTAAAATCACTCTCCATTCCTAGACTGGAACTAAAGGCCGCAGTCGAAGGAAGTCGCTTGCTTGACTCAGTCAAAAGATACCACACCCTGCCGATTGCAAAATCCTTTCTGTGGAGCGATTCTAAGACTGTTCTAGCTTGGATACAGTCTGAACATCGTCGATATCACAAGTTCGTCGCCGTACGCGTAGGAGAAATACTATCGTCGAGCGAGGTGAACGATTGGCGATGGGTGCCCTCCAAATTTAATCCAGCCGACGAAGCTACAAAGTGGAAGAACGGATCCAACATCAATACAAATAATTCTTGGTTTCAAGGGCCTAGTTTCTTGAAAAAAGATGGAAAGTTTTGGCCAGATCAACTACAAATTTTCACCACACAAGAAGAAATACGTTCCGTCCTTCCACATTGGGTAGCCGTTTCCATCGTAAATCCGTCAAGATTCAGTAAATGGACGATGATGCTGAGATCATTAGCATTCGTATTCCGTTATGTTCAAAACTTGAGACGGAAAATAAAAGGAGATCAACAAGTTTTCGGAGTTCTCACTCAAGACGAATTGGAGAAGGCGGAACAGCTTCTTTGGAAAATAGCTCAACACGACGTCTTCCAGGAAGAAATTTCAGTACTGATCGAAACCCAGGGATCCCCAGATCGCCAGCACCGCACGGTGGCTAAGTCGAGCAGAATTTACAAACGATGGCCTTTCCTCGATCAAAACGGCGTTCTCAGAATGCGTGGGAGATTGGGCACTGCACCACATGTGCCATACGAAGCTAAGTACCCTACGATTCTCCCTCATCAACATAGGATAACATTTCTCCTTGTAGATTGGTTCCACTGCCACTTCCATCATGCCAACCGGGAAACTATTACCAACGAACTAAGACAACGTTTCGAAATTCTCAAGCTTCGTGCCCTCATAAGTCGTGTGGCGCGAAGGTGCTGTTGGTGTCGAGTGATGTAA